Part of the Deltaproteobacteria bacterium genome, AGCGCAATCGCAGTGGGAATCCACCAGGGAGTAGTGCCGATATGCACAAGGAAGGTCAGGGTCACCAGCAGAAAGGTAATATCAGCCAGGTTATCCAAAACTTTGCCGAAGTCGGAATCTACCCCCAAGGCGCGAGCGACAGGGCCGTCGTAGTAATCGCTTGCACAAATCAGCAAAAAGAGGACAACAACGGTAAGAGCATTCAGGAGGGTTGATTGACGGTAGCCAGTTTCGATAACAACGAGAAATACGGGGGTCAGCACTAACCGTACACTGGTTAGCACATGGGCGAAATTAAACGATCTTCTTACCGGAAAAGAAAGAGCCACAATCGAGTCCTTTTCACAATTGTTACGTTTCTTTACCATAGAAGGAGCAGAAGGAGTACACCATGATCACGAAACATTTACTCTGGTCAGTCATTCTTGGCACGACCTTGTTCACGGTTGGGTGTGGGCCGACGTATGGCGGGCGGGGGTATGGATATGG contains:
- a CDS encoding CDP-alcohol phosphatidyltransferase family protein, producing MVKKRNNCEKDSIVALSFPVRRSFNFAHVLTSVRLVLTPVFLVVIETGYRQSTLLNALTVVVLFLLICASDYYDGPVARALGVDSDFGKVLDNLADITFLLVTLTFLVHIGTTPWWIPTAIALAFGQYTVDSWLLAGRKTDVVLVSNPIGHWAGILNYIGTGVVALHTASQQLLPQLLLQSFLVGWLLYLLLAMAMRLRFFLRIRGARSCT